One window from the genome of Musa acuminata AAA Group cultivar baxijiao chromosome BXJ1-4, Cavendish_Baxijiao_AAA, whole genome shotgun sequence encodes:
- the LOC135653040 gene encoding pentatricopeptide repeat-containing protein At2g44880-like yields the protein MGSGGRIGELWTPEERHCFYLLQRIPSQPVATSSAAASSLLKIQAFLLRRGTLHANLSLFTRLISAFSDLAAPASPLVAAALLRHARRLFDCRPSQDAFLCGSFIRALVRNRLFRESIFLYRDLLRHPPSPVEPPFSPDGYTFPLLLKACAALSGDPSEHREGPQLHSHVIKTGFCGHAFSSTGLVDMYAKTSDMTSARKVFDDMPLKSLASWTSMAIGYARGGEAGAAMELFQLMPEKDTAAFNAMIDVFVKKGHMASARRLFDEMSDRNVVSWTSLISGYCKVGDMEAASVLFDAMPEKNLYSWNVMIGGHCQNRQPHQALELFRELQSTCCLPQPDNVTLVSVLPAVADLGAIDLGRWIHSYARRKGLDQVITVSIGLVDMYAKCGDVCEARRVFDSMPIRDTAAWNAMINGLAVNGRAKAALAVFTEMRRAGVCPNEVTMIGVLSACSHGGLVEEGRRWFNEMEALHVERRVEHYGCMVDLLGRSGRLGEAETLLEEIPCGPNGIVLSSLLFACGRHGDMERAERAMRRASAVEPGNWRNYVVMRNLYARKKKWRDVERMQEAVRDHGGKREAGCSVVEVGHRAWEFVSGDRVHPQSQSIYELLDELLQQIKGQGEEEEDRLILASEVQSTSVAVS from the coding sequence ATGGGATCGGGTGGACGCATCGGAGAGCTTTGGACTCCCGAAGAGAGACACTGCTTCTACCTCCTCCAGCGAATCCCGTCTCAACCTGTGGCCacttcctccgccgccgcctcttCGCTCCTCAAAATCCAAGCCTTCCTCCTCCGACGCGGCACCCTCCACGCCAACCTCTCACTCTTCACCCGCCTCATCTCCGCCTTCTCTGACCTCGCCGCTCCCGCCTCTCCCCTCGTCGCTGCCGCCCTCCTACGCCACGCCCGCCGCCTGTTCGACTGCCGCCCCTCCCAGGACGCCTTCCTCTGCGGTTCCTTCATCCGGGCCCTCGTGCGCAACCGCCTCTTCCGCGAGTCAATCTTCCTCTACAGGGATCTGTTGAGGCACCCGCCTTCCCCTGTCGAGCCTCCCTTCTCCCCCGACGGCTACACCTTTCCCTTGCTCCTCAAGGCCTGTGCCGCCCTCTCCGGCGACCCATCGGAACATAGAGAAGGGCCTCAACTCCACTCACACGTTATCAAGACGGGATTTTGCGGCCATGCCTTCTCGTCCACCGGATTGGTCGACATGTACGCAAAAACCAGCGACATGACATCTGCGAGGAAGGTGTTTGATGATATGCCGCTGAAGAGTCTGGCATCGTGGACCTCGATGGCCATCGGTTACGCAAGGGGTGGCGAAGCAGGTGCTGCCATGGAATTGTTTCAGTTGATGCCCGAGAAGGACACGGCAGCCTTCAATGCGATGATCGATGTTTTCGTGAAGAAAGGCCACATGGCTTCCGCCAGGCGACTGTTCGACGAGATGAGTGATCGAAACGTCGTTTCTTGGACCAGCTTGATCTCAGGGTATTGCAAGGTCGGGGACATGGAGGCAGCCAGCGTACTGTTCGATGCAATGCCAGAGAAGAATCTCTACTCCTGGAACGTGATGATTGGTGGGCATTGCCAGAACAGACAGCCCCATCAGGCACTGGAATTATTTCGGGAGCTGCAGTCCACTTGCTGCCTTCCTCAACCCGACAATGTGACCCTCGTCAGTGTTCTCCCTGCAGTAGCTGATCTGGGCGCGATTGATCTCGGTAGGTGGATCCACAGCTACGCTCGAAGAAAAGGGCTGGATCAGGTGATCACCGTTTCTATCGGACTAGTCGACATGTATGCTAAATGTGGGGATGTCTGCGAGGCGAGACGAGTCTTCGACTCCATGCCGATCAGGGATACAGCCGCGTGGAACGCCATGATCAATGGGCTTGCCGTGAATGGTCGAGCGAAGGCGGCGTTAGCTGTGTTCACTGAGATGCGGCGAGCCGGGGTCTGCCCGAACGAGGTGACAATGATCGGGGTTTTGTCCGCTTGCAGCCACGGTGGGCTGGTCGAGGAAGGTCGGAGGTGGTTCAATGAGATGGAGGCACTCCATGTCGAGCGCAGGGTCGAGCACTACGGCTGCATGGTCGACTTACTGGGACGAAGTGGGCGTCTCGGGGAAGCCGAGACGCTGCTCGAAGAAATACCCTGCGGTCCTAACGGGATAGTCTTGAGCTCTTTGCTCTTTGCCTGTGGGCGCCATGGGGATATGGAGAGGGCCGAGAGAGCCATGCGGAGGGCAAGTGCGGTTGAGCCTGGCAACTGGAGGAACTACGTCGTGATGAGGAATCTGTACGCAAGGAAGAAGAAATGGAGGGACGTGGAGAGGATGCAGGAAGCCGTGAGGGACCATGGGGGCAAGAGGGAGGCAGGATGTAGTGTGGTTGAGGTTGGCCACAGGGCGTGGGAGTTCGTATCAGGCGACAGAGTTCACCCTCAGAGCCAGTCCATATACGAGCTGCTTGATGAATTGCTGCAACAGATCAAAGggcaaggggaggaggaggaagacaggTTAATCCTCGCAAGCGAAGTCCAAAGCACATCTGTCGCTGTGAGCTGA
- the LOC135653049 gene encoding 3-isopropylmalate dehydratase small subunit 1-like: MAMAAAASAAATVGAKPSFSCHATHALLISRLRHGLSFPKRISSSCPTLASRSAPKHLPLRRPPRATAAPAETAPATFHGPCYVLGDNIDTDQIIPAEYLTLVPSKPDEYEKLGSYALVGLPSAAYTTPFVGPGATRTRFPVIIAGANFGCGSSREHAPVALGAAGARAVVAESYARIFFRNSVATGEVYPVESEGVGLWKECTTGDIVTVELGENLLVNHTTGKEYKLKPIGDAGPVIDAGGIFAYARKTGMIASPSN; encoded by the coding sequence ATGGCCATGGCTGCGGCAGCCTCTGCTGCGGCAACGGTGGGCGCAAAGCCTTCCTTCTCTTGCCACGCCACTCACGCCCTCCTCATCTCCCGCCTCCGCCACGGGCTTTCCTTCCCCAAGCGCATCTCTTCCTCTTGCCCAACCCTCGCTTCTCGCTCCGCCCCCAAACACCTCCCCCTCCGCCGCCCACCCCGCGCGACGGCCGCCCCCGCCGAGACCGCTCCCGCCACCTTCCACGGCCCCTGCTACGTCCTCGGCGACAACATCGACACCGACCAGATCATCCCCGCGGAGTACCTCACCCTCGTCCCTTCCAAGCCTGACGAGTACGAGAAGCTCGGTTCCTACGCCCTCGTCGGCCTCCCCTCCGCCGCCTACACCACCCCTTTCGTTGGCCCCGGCGCCACGCGCACGCGCTTTCCCGTCATCATTGCCGGCGCCAACTTCGGATGCGGCTCCTCCCGCGAGCACGCTCCCGTCGCCCTGGGCGCTGCCGGCGCCAGGGCCGTCGTCGCGGAGTCCTACGCCAGGATCTTCTTCCGGAACTCGGTGGCCACCGGCGAGGTCTACCCGGTGGAGTCCGAAGGGGTTGGGTTGTGGAAGGAGTGCACCACGGGGGACATCGTGACGGTTGAGCTCGGGGAGAATCTGCTGGTGAATCACACGACCGGGAAGGAGTACAAGTTGAAGCCGATTGGGGATGCCGGGCCGGTGATTGACGCTGGAGGGATTTTTGCTTACGCGAGGAAGACTGGTATGATTGCTTCGCCGTCAAATTAA
- the LOC135653051 gene encoding deSI-like protein At4g17486, with amino-acid sequence MSNRVNMVSRSSLTKSVNNGGKDGSGRTHLYLNVYDLTPVNKYLYWFGLGVFHSGIEVHGMEYGFGAHEYPTSGVFEVEPKSCPGFIFRRSVWLGTTDMSRSEFRLFIEDLAGKYHGDTYHLIIKNCNHFTDEVCMRLTGKPIPGWVNRLARLGSFCNCILPGNIRVSTVGQLPTHPACSDDESDLFAWSSADESDEEDADCHPLKKPNIDFVHSIDEPLRLARDVM; translated from the exons ATGTCTAATCGGGTCAACATGGTGTCGAGATCTTCCCTCACGAAGAGTGTGAACAATGGGGGCAAAGACGGGAGCGGCAGGACGCATCTCTACTTGAATGTTTATGATCTGACGCCGGTGAATAAATACCTGTACTGGTTTGGGCTCGGGGTCTTCCACTCTGGGATCGAAG TTCATGGCATGGAGTATGGATTTGGAGCACATGAGTATCCAACTAGTGGAGTATTTGAGGTGGAACCGAAAAGCTGTCCTGGTTTTATCTTCAGACGCTCTGTGTGGCTGGGTACCACTGATATGTCTCGTTCAGAATTCCGCTTATTTATTGAAGACCTTGCTGGGAAATATCATGGTGACACCTATCATTTGATCATCAAGAACTGCAATCATTTTACAGATGAAGTCTGCATGCGTTTGACAGGAAAGCCAATTCCAGGATGGGTGAATAGACTTGCCCGATTAG GATCATTCTGCAACTGTATTCTCCCAGGCAATATTCGGGTTTCAACAGTCGGACAGTTACCAACTCATCCAGCTTGTTCTG ATGACGAGTCAGATTTGTTCGCTTGGTCATCTGCAGATGAAAGTGATGAGGAAGATGCAGACTGTCACCCCCTAAAGAAACCAAACATTGATTTTGTTCATTCAATTGACGAGCCATTACGGCTTGCTAGAGATGTCATGTAA
- the LOC103975418 gene encoding transcription factor-like protein DPB: protein MDEGSKSTASFPKVASGSRSSLGTPAFSGGHSASTSGSAGSPSSRSDPAARTPASENTLVRLNHLDIQGEDEGTPEGAVSGKKKKRGVRAVGGDKSGRGLRQFSMKVCEKVESKGRTTYNEVADELVTEFTDPNNNPGSQDQQQYDEKNIRRRVYDALNVLMAMDIISKDKKEIQWKGLPRTSLNDIEELKAERTGLKNRIEKKTAYLQELQDQFIGLQNLVQRNEQLYGSGHIPSGGVALPFILVQTRPHATVEVEISEDMQLVHFDFNSTPFELHDDSYVLKAMGLCERGQHDGAPEPSSNGGDCSSMSGMYQHETSQGSRSSSMGKMITSPPKPGILKARVKNEH, encoded by the exons ATGGACGAGGGGAGCAAGAGCACGGCGAGCTTCCCCAAGGTCGCCAGTGGCAGTCGTTCCTCCCTGGGCACACCGGCCTTCTCCGGCGGCCACTCGGCCTCCACCAGCGGCAGCGCTGGGTCTCCATCCAGTCGGAGCGATCCTGCGGCGAGGACGCCTGCCAGCGAAAACACCCTGGTTAGGCTGAACCATCTCGATATCCAGGGGGAGGACGAGGGGACGCCCGAAGGGGCCGTCAG tggtaaaaagaaaaagaggggtgTACGAGCAGTTGGAGGTGATAAAAGTGGTAGGGGACTGCGGCAGTTCAGCATGAAAG TCTGCGAGAAGGTGGAAAGCAAGGGGAGAACCACTTATAATGAG gtTGCAGATGAACTTGTAACTGAATTTACAGATCCCAACAATAATCCAGGCTCTCAAGATCAG CAACAGTATGACGAGAAGAACATACGGCGAAGGGTATATGATGCACTGAATGTTCTCATGGCAATGGATATTATATCTAAAGATAAAAAAGAGATACAATGGAAAGGTTTACCTCGGACTAGTCTTAATGATATTGAAGAGTTGAAG GCAGAACGTACTGGGTTGAAGAACAGGATTGAGAAGAAAACTGCGTATTTGCAAGAATTGCAAGATCAA TTTATAGGTCTCCAAAACTTGGTCCAACGGAATGAGCAGTTGTATGGATCAGGACATATTCCATCAGGCGGCGTTGCTTTACCTTTTATCTTGGTTCAG ACTCGTCCTCATGCGACTGTAGAGGTGGAAATTTCAGAAGATATGCAACTGGTGCATTTTGATTTTAACAG tACTCCCTTTGAGCTGCATGACGACTCATACGTGCTTAAAGCAATGGGATTGTGTGAAAGAGGGCAACATGATGGTGCTCCAGAACCGAGTTCTAATGGAGGTGACTGCTCCAGCATGAGTGGAATGTATCAACATGAAACTTCGCAGGGTTCGAGGTCCAGTTCCATGGGTAAAATGATAACTTCTCCTCCTAAACCTGGAATCTTAAAAGCTCGTGTGAAGAATGAACATTAA
- the LOC103975071 gene encoding uncharacterized protein LOC103975071 isoform X1 encodes MSHEGGALIVVILLFSLGSEFCLSSNGAICCAGGLAKSQSATDRILGPPKKWNIGQLSSQKKRQWSSSPELIAMENDVSNSHSLAMNNSSCPTIINDDAKLTEQNANNIPFINQGAIAWNQTRREWVGDRSKRPHRAPREPTISWCATYEDLLSTNQPFSQPIPLSEMIDFLVDIWQEEGLYD; translated from the exons ATGAGTCATGAAGGTGGTGCTTTGATTGTTGTCATACTTCTTTTTTCTTTAGGCAGTGAGTTCTGCCTCTCATCTAATGGTGCAAT TTGTTGTGCTGGAGGGCTAGCTAAATCTCAATCAGCTACCGATAGAATATTGGGTCCACCCAAGAAGTGGAACATAGGCCAGTTATCAAGCCAAAAGAAAAGACAATGGTCATCAAGTCCTGAACTTATAGCAATGGAAAACGATGTCAGCAATTCTCATTCCCTAGCAATGAACAATTCTTCATGCCCCACTATTATCAATGATGATGCCAAGTTAACGGAGCAAAACGCCAATAATATTCCATTTATCAACCAAG GTGCTATAGCCTGGAATCAGACGAGAAGGGAGTGGGTTGGTGATCGGTCAAAAAGGCCCCATAGAGCTCCAAGAGAACCAACAATAAG CTGGTGTGCAACCTACGAGGATTTGCTCTCGACCAACCAACCTTTTTCACAACCCATCCCATTATCG GAGATGATAGATTTTTTGGTCGACATATGGCAGGAGGAAGGACTTTACGATTAG
- the LOC103975071 gene encoding uncharacterized protein LOC103975071 isoform X3, whose protein sequence is MGCCAGGLAKSQSATDRILGPPKKWNIGQLSSQKKRQWSSSPELIAMENDVSNSHSLAMNNSSCPTIINDDAKLTEQNANNIPFINQGAIAWNQTRREWVGDRSKRPHRAPREPTISWCATYEDLLSTNQPFSQPIPLSEMIDFLVDIWQEEGLYD, encoded by the exons ATGGG TTGTTGTGCTGGAGGGCTAGCTAAATCTCAATCAGCTACCGATAGAATATTGGGTCCACCCAAGAAGTGGAACATAGGCCAGTTATCAAGCCAAAAGAAAAGACAATGGTCATCAAGTCCTGAACTTATAGCAATGGAAAACGATGTCAGCAATTCTCATTCCCTAGCAATGAACAATTCTTCATGCCCCACTATTATCAATGATGATGCCAAGTTAACGGAGCAAAACGCCAATAATATTCCATTTATCAACCAAG GTGCTATAGCCTGGAATCAGACGAGAAGGGAGTGGGTTGGTGATCGGTCAAAAAGGCCCCATAGAGCTCCAAGAGAACCAACAATAAG CTGGTGTGCAACCTACGAGGATTTGCTCTCGACCAACCAACCTTTTTCACAACCCATCCCATTATCG GAGATGATAGATTTTTTGGTCGACATATGGCAGGAGGAAGGACTTTACGATTAG
- the LOC103975071 gene encoding uncharacterized protein LOC103975071 isoform X2 → MVQCSCCAGGLAKSQSATDRILGPPKKWNIGQLSSQKKRQWSSSPELIAMENDVSNSHSLAMNNSSCPTIINDDAKLTEQNANNIPFINQGAIAWNQTRREWVGDRSKRPHRAPREPTISWCATYEDLLSTNQPFSQPIPLSEMIDFLVDIWQEEGLYD, encoded by the exons ATGGTGCAATGTAG TTGTTGTGCTGGAGGGCTAGCTAAATCTCAATCAGCTACCGATAGAATATTGGGTCCACCCAAGAAGTGGAACATAGGCCAGTTATCAAGCCAAAAGAAAAGACAATGGTCATCAAGTCCTGAACTTATAGCAATGGAAAACGATGTCAGCAATTCTCATTCCCTAGCAATGAACAATTCTTCATGCCCCACTATTATCAATGATGATGCCAAGTTAACGGAGCAAAACGCCAATAATATTCCATTTATCAACCAAG GTGCTATAGCCTGGAATCAGACGAGAAGGGAGTGGGTTGGTGATCGGTCAAAAAGGCCCCATAGAGCTCCAAGAGAACCAACAATAAG CTGGTGTGCAACCTACGAGGATTTGCTCTCGACCAACCAACCTTTTTCACAACCCATCCCATTATCG GAGATGATAGATTTTTTGGTCGACATATGGCAGGAGGAAGGACTTTACGATTAG
- the LOC135672518 gene encoding probable cysteine protease RD19D gives MPLPFRLHSESPRDPFAFLLSHSRGIRTKIHTGKSTNGGRVTHVLLPKMGLRVLAVLLFLLTFSDGALHGSDDPEIVQVTQSRRLGSTERRFRAFLRTFGKEYRTREEYARRLGVFARNLARAAEHQALDPTAVHGVTPFSDLTEEEFETAFTGLSAQDKAGWPGRGAEFPTAAAMEVGGLPSSFDWRNKGAVTDVKMQGVCGSCWAFSTTGTVEGANYVATGKLVSLSEQQLIDCDHTCDAVEKDECNNGCSGGLMTNAYNYLMQSGGLEEEKSYPYTGKQGECKFDKNKIAVSVTNFTVIPLDEEQIIANLVHRGPLAVGLNAAFMQTYVRGVSCPLICPRRWINHGVLLVGYGARGYSILRLGYRPYWIIKNSWGKQWGEQGYYRLCRGHNICGIDSMVSAVAAAS, from the exons ATGCCGCTGCCGTTTCGGTTGCACTCTGAATCGCCACGCGACCCCTTCGCCTTTTTACTCTCCCACAGCCGCGGTATCCGCACCAAAATCCATACGGGCAAATCAACAAACGGTGGAAGGGTAACTCACGTTCTTTTGCCAAAGATGGGTTTGAGAGTGTTAGCggtgttgctcttcctcttgaccTTCTCCGACGGCGCATTGCACGGTTCCGACGATCCGGAGATAGTCCAGGTGACTCAGAGTCGGCGGCTGGGGAGCACCGAGCGGCGGTTCCGGGCGTTCCTGCGGACGTTTGGGAAGGAGTACCGCACCCGCGAGGAGTACGCGCGCCGGCTGGGGGTGTTCGCTCGGAACCTCGCTCGAGCCGCGGAGCACCAGGCGCTGGACCCCACCGCGGTGCACGGGGTCACCCCCTTCTCCGACCTCACCGAGGAGGAGTTTGAGACGGCCTTCACGGGGCTGTCGGCCCAGGATAAGGCCGGCTGGCCGGGGCGTGGCGCGGAGTTCCCCACCGCGGCCGCCATGGAGGTCGGTGGTCTCCCCTCGAGCTTTGATTGGCGAAACAAGGGCGCCGTCACGGACGTCAAGATGCAG GGCGTCTGTGGATCTTGCTGGGCATTCAGCACGACGGGAACGGTGGAGGGAGCAAACTATGTTGCCACAGGGAAGCTCGTCAGCCTCAGCGAGCAGCAGCTCATCGACTGCGATCACACG TGCGATGCCGTGGAGAAAGACGAGTGCAACAACGGGTGCAGCGGCGGACTAATGACGAACGCCTACAACTACCTGATGCAATCAGGCGGCTTGGAGGAGGAGAAATCTTACCCTTACACCGGAAAGCAAGGCGAGTGCAAGTTCGACAAGAACAAGATCGCCGTCAGCGTGACCAACTTCACCGTCATCCCTCTCGACGAAGAGCAGATCATTGCCAACCTTGTCCACCGCGGTCCTCTTGCAG TGGGATTGAACGCGGCATTCATGCAGACGTACGTTCGAGGGGTGTCCTGCCCACTGATCTGCCCCAGGAGGTGGATAAACCATGGGGTGCTACTGGTTGGTTATGGAGCCAGAGGCTACTCCATTCTGAGGCTTGGCTACAGGCCCTACTGGATCATAAAGAACTCCTGGGGAAAGCAGTGGGGAGAACAAGGTTATTACCGGCTCTGCAGGGGTCATAACATCTGTGGGATCGACAGCATGGTCTCTGCTGTAGCAGCAGCATCATAA